CCTCTCAGGCGTTGCGTTCGGAACGATGACAGAACTGCTTGTTTTCTCGTTCGATGGTGGTTCGTTTGCGCTCTTCGATTCGATATCTACACACTCTGCGCCAGATGAACGTTGTCGCTTTGCTATTATTTTTTTCGCATTCTTTTCCAATTTGTTGGTCTTTTGTGTTCCACTGCCGTGCGCAACTGGATCAATTGCAACAGCACTAACTTCTACCTTTTTTGTGGCTTGTTTTGCTATATTATCAGCAAGCTCTTTGTTCGTTCGCTGTAACATGCTCCGTCGTTCTAGCACCGCCGGGCACGACTTTCTCATATGCGAGTCGGCTTTGCAAATGAAGCATTTTGGTTTTAACCCTTGGTAGAAAATTCTTCCTTTCAGATTTCGAAAATATAGAATTTCCGGAATCTCCTTATCAACTTCTATATAAACGCCACGGACTCCAGTGAACATATCAAGTTCATATTCTGCTGGGAACCGCTCACGTACTACGCGTTTAACTTTACCGAATCTTGCTATCACGGATGATAAATCGGAATCCGAAATTTCCGGCGGCAGATCAAAAACTCTCACATACCGAGTATTTCCTCCGGCAACGTTCATATGCACCGTTACCATCTTTCCATTGGCATAATGAAACGGTAGCATCTCATCATTGTTTCGCAAAGCATATTCCATCGCCTCCGCACTTTTGAAACGAATAAATACGGATTTCTCATCGGCTATTTTGTACGCTGTTTCCATCGACAGCTTATCACTTTTCAGTGTTTTCACGAACCGGGCCATATCAGCCAAAGATGGTTGAGAGGCACCGTCGGGAAACAAAAACGCCAGCGTGTTTTTCACAGCGACTATGCCAGACATTGTAATCGGCAGTATCGTATATCGCGCACGATAAAAACTACAACAAAGCTAAACTCCGAGTGAACACACGCGTCTATCCACATCAAGATGTGATCGTCCACTGGCAACTATGGATTATGCTtgtttgtcataagacgagttcgtacaattccattaaattccaccacttgattgtacctttggcAGACACGTATTTCAAACTCAAgagtaaggccgtcttcggtGTCTCATATTTGACTCgactggtggaattcaatggaattgtacgaacccGTCTTATgaacaagtaaagacattccactaaaagctcaaaatgattatatgaattCTGTTCAAAATACCATTCGATTTCTATTCAGAATCACAAACAGATTCTGTTCAAAACcttcaaacggattctgttcaaaatcacaaatgaattgttttcagaatcttAAAATGAATCCTAGTCGGACTCTATTCAAAATTCTAAACCATTTCCGAAAGAATACTGCTCCGAATCTCGACCGGATTTCTGTTCAGAATTACGAACGGATTCTTTTTAGAATCTCAAACGGATTCTGTATAGAattccaaacggattctgttcagaatcccatacggattctgttcaaaatcccatacggattctgttcaaaatCCCATACGGATTCTGTTTAAAATCTCGAACGACAGAATCTCGAGCGGGTGCTGCTGAGAATTCCATATGGGATTTTTCTCAGACCCTAAGACGCTAGGACAAGTTACAGTTCACAATAAACGgcaacaattaaaaaatataagaTCGAAATTACAGAATCGATCGAGATATGATCATTTGTAAATCAGCATAAAATATTTTCTGCCAACTGAGCCGATCCTTTGGTGAAATTTCGTGTCAAGTCCGCTACTGCACAAAGTGTATTGAAGACTGAAAGTCAGCTACGGCGATAACATCTGTAGAACGAAATGTCCTTGCAAgtatatattttatttgaaaaagattcacaggaataaaatatatagttcaaatatacaatattttgtaatatgaacatgaactgatttttgtttttgcagatATACAGCGGCCTGCTTCAACAGCTCGGCCATTGATAGTAATCATGCTGGAGACCACTGCTTTAGTGATATCTTGACAACAGggtgaatttaaatgaaaagGCCACTATCCACCAAATCGCCTTCATATGCTTCTCATCGGAAAATTTTAACCAACTTTATTATTCGAAGCCAAGAAAGTCTTGAAGAGTGACTCGGGTGATGTAGAGGTCAAGAGACGGTGGAATGAAGTGGCCGCTTAAGTTGATGAACAAGATAATTCGAGGTATTACAAGAACAGCTTATCATCACAGCATCAAATCAAAGAAGTAAACGCagaatttgaagaatttgtttcaaTTACAATTGAAAACGATAAAGATAAAGTAAAAGtgtaaaacaagtcgaaatgtATCATCATTACCAGTGCGCAGTGCCCCCGCAATGGAGCTTTCCGAAAAGGAATTTATCATGGAATATATCCTCCCTATTACTTAATCTTGTTAACATTTGCTCCTGAGAGTGtaacaaaaaacttttttcgatttcttGTGCAAATTATAATGAATTCAgatagaaaaatagaaattttcaatGTAAATTTAGACGTgacaaatttcaatgaaaattcagATAAATCTCatgtgagcatttttttttaaattttcttgggaaatttagaatttcattaaaaataaaatagaaaattagTAGCCTTCCCCTGAGAGAAGTATGAGAAGTTTCCTggtaaaaatgagaaattccgtGAAAATGCAAAATGTTTAATGACAGTTCAGAATAATATTTCGGGAATAAAAAATACTCGAGGGAATTCAGATTTTCTCgggtataataaaaaaaaattctcagaaAAATTAAGGAAAATTCTATGGTGGATTTCCAAATAACATtctgggaaatgtttgacaattTTCCATGGTAATTCAGAATCCCATTCTGGCGGAATCTGTacgtttttggaaaaacttaaaacttTTCATCCGAAAAGGAAAATAATTTCgggaaaaatttaaattaatcaGAGATTAATAATTTTGTaactacagtgttgacccgattctgtcactccccgattttgtcaccccaatttatttctgaaaattttagtcgtttttttctattttcgtaaataataccgcaaacaacaatgattttcattaaataactttcaccacCTGTGGTTTCTTATgaatgacttctgagtacctgtaaatgtttctgtaagcattttcgattagaaataaagggtaccgttcacgcattttgcctttccaaggcataaactgattcatattttggaaataaattaaaaaatagaaaatattttttttcctattttgttACATGCccaattttatcaccccaaaattcaccaggggggtgctACAATAGAGATATTACTGTTTTTTTGTGTCACTTTCGTTGAAAGGGGACAAAAATTCTGTGATTTaacattttagaattttttataaggggtgattcaaatatgatgttctttactttttgagatttttcaaccccccccccctcccccgcTTCTGTCACGTTTTTCTGTATACCAAGTGTatgcactgtcacaaaatcttggaCGCCCTTCCCCCTTCAGACTGTGGAAGTAATATTTTAACGGCCCCTAATATTTTACATATATTTGTAAAATTTTCCGATGTAATACCATACATTTTCATATCGAATGTTGGATCAGAACAAAACGAAGCATAGATTTGTTTTTAAGCTTTGGAACAAAATGAAATTGAGGTTTTTCTAACTGATTGGAAATTTAAcgaattgaaatttaattttttttcggtttgaATTTTTAGCATTATAAAATTTGActagaatattttgaaaaacaagaaTCTTATATGAGTTCAAACAGTAAATAATCTTAAGGAAACAGACATTAACCAGTATTGGACTGAAattatctttaataaagaataataaaaaatacccaCGAAACTCCAAAACGTTCAGAAGTgataatttttacaaaattggacTAGGAAATTATCTTTTCCTAACTGTTCGCTATAGCAATCTTAAAGCAAGATCAGTGTCGTAAAGGGAGTAGTAGGCCGAATCGAAGTCTTAAGAAAGCGTATTACACtgattctgaagattttttttgcggtAGCTTTTTCTGTAATACTTTTGCTTTGTAAATCCTtctcaaaaggaggacattacATGGAAAATGTGGACATGTCCTCCCAAAGGGTACCATCTGGTAAGCCGACATAACTACAGTCTAAAGAGATCtaaaatctgcaaaaaatgaTCACGGTGTTTCGGGATGGACCCCAAGTCCAAGGAATGCCTCGTAAGGTTTAAAAAAACGTAATGTTTGTACATTTTGCGAATTATTATTACTATCTCGCTAAAATCATTAAGGTTATTTACTTTAATTGTTACGTAAACCGTGTTATAATTGAGATTAATTTCGTCTATCACCTATATAATTTATTGAATTAGGAAAGAAACATAAATTGTAAAAACAGCACTCACCGATTTGCGGGACGTCGTACTGCCGCTGGCCCCGGGCACTGCGCAGCATCAGTTGGCTGGCCATATCGTGCGGAATCGACGGCATATTGCCACTTCCGCCACTACTGCTGCTGCCGCCGCTGTTACTGCTGTCCCCTCCACCGCCCCCGCCGGTAGCTTCCATGGAACTTCCTCCTCGTCCACCACCCCCTCCGTTGCTATTACTGTGCGATGATCGTTTGTTGTTGTTCGGGCTtctctgttgctgttgttgttgttgttgttgttgttgcgggGGTTGATCCTCATCGCTGCCCAGAtcgttgttgttgtcgttgttgGCGTCAACGTTGGGGTTCTGCATCGGTTGGGAATTGCGCAGGTCGAAGTTGGTTTGCACCCCGAACAGTTCCTGTAGGCCGCGAGGTTGGATTAAGGGTCCCACCGGATGGCGCACCGGCGGCGAACTCAGTTCGGGCAGTTCGTTACTGGTTAGATGATTGATTACGACCCCGACGCCATGGGGCGACCTTTCGGGAGATTGCTGGGATGGTGAAAGTAGCACCTGTTGGTGCTGGTGCTGCTGGTGATGGTGAGCCGACGCCGAAGATAGCGAGGGCTGCTTCATGTGCGGCAACACTACGATGGGAGGTGGCGGCCCCGCGGGAATTCTGTTTTCCGCCAGCAGCTCGGACATATCGTccaattcttccagaagctgggcaGCGGCAGCCGGAGGAGGAGGCGGTGCTTTTATGTAAGCATCGCGGGCCATGTGCAGCGAATAGGTGCTGGAAAGCACGCTCATGTATGCCAGGATTGGCAGGATTTGACGACGGAACATGGCTAAGCTTGGGCTTCGGGGTTTTGTGTTTCCGGAAGGACTATGTACAGTGGTTTTTGAGCTTATTAGTTGGTTGTGGTTGGCGGGGTTGAGAGGTCGTTCGGGTGGTAGGGATAGTGAGAGAGTGAAAGGCGCGAAGGAGTATAGAGAGGTGTAGAGAACAAATAGCGGGGAGCAGTGGCAGGTAGTGGCACGTACGCGGGTGACCTTGCGTGTGCACTTCTAAACGGCGAAACGGGCAAACCGCACTCACGCACACGTAACAAGTTAATAATCAACAGGTTCAAAGCCAACTTCGGTTTTTGGTTCACTGATTCCTCACAGCCTTCtttgttcgaaataaaaaaaatcacctgtCCGACCGCGTCTTCGTCGGCTTGTTTGgatgcttttttattatttttttccacgGTTGTCCGTTTCCGCTTGGCTGTTCGATACTCTCACACTACAGTGGTATGCAGTCATACACTCACTTTGTCAGTTTATTTTTAGCACATCCGTGTGATTCCACCACTGTCCTTTTTCGATATCGATTGTGTAAGTTGTTATCCTTTCGCCGTTGCTTTTCACCTATTGAGGGCCGGTGAGCGGAGCGGAATCTGTGAAGACAACGGAACGTGAGCGCGCTGGGGTTTTCAGTGGCTTCTGATTTTCCTACTAGCCGTGGTGAAGTATCCGGACTGAATTCGAAAAGCACTTATAGGTTTTATCCGATATCACAATATCTTCACCAAGATCACAGTTTCCACTTGGTTTCACTTTTTCGCGATTTTGCATTCACACTTGTAAGCCCTTCTTCGCAGCGCTTCGTCAATCTTCTTCAAGATTTGATTCTTCTCACAGTCAAGTCGTGCGTACACTGGACTTGTCGGTGTATAAAAATAGACTCCGGGTGTCTCTCGTTCTCTCCGGGGGATGCTTCACGTATGCTGTTGCGGATTTATGGACAAGGAAAGTATCCTGGAACGCTAAAACTTTATTCCTAGTGGCTACAGTTTTCACACATCAGAGAGCCTTGGTAAATTTATtccggtgtttttttttatagcacAGAGTGTTGTTTTTTTTCACTTCAGAACGGATTCTGAAAATAACCACTTCTATAGTTAACACTTTGCATCACATTCACCAAACTATTACCGTTGAGTCAATTTCAACGGATCAGAACCACTTGCCAACTAAGCCGAATGACCGTTCGGAATTCGGATTTATCGAGAGCCTGCTTTGATTTCGACCGCGGCCTTCTACGTCCGAACCGTATTATTCTTCTATCACTCAGCACAACTTGGCTCCGTTTTGGTAGCTGTTgcaattgttgttgttgttgcagtGGTAGTTATTattgttgctgctgttgctgtggatgatgatgataagggGGTAAGTTGGACCACCCTGGGAGGCCGCTTTGGCCATGACGCGCGTTCGGGAACCGTGTACAACACACTAACTGCCTCGTCAAGGGATGAAACGCGAATGAGCGAACTCCAACCGTGAGCCACTTTTTCCTAGGTCCTAGTCGTGTACCCCCTCTCCTCCCGTTTGCCCTGCCTCGCCTCAGCAGAAAATCCTTCCACCGAACGCCTTCCAAGGATGCACCCGCGAGCTTTCGGCGAGCTCTGGCTCTCCGCTCactttctctttctctttcttcaaTCACGACCATCACTCTCGCGTCACGTTCGTTGGGATGCCCCCTCGCCAGCGGAACTGCGCAGGCCCAACGATTTTCATTCAGGACTCCGGACCACCATCAAGAAGCTCGTATCTCGGCTGGCGTCGGCAGCCGTAGCCGTTGTCGTAATTTGCTCTGTATACTTATATCTCCTCTGCCGACGTCACAAAACATCCGGGCGATGCTACACATACGGCCTCCAACCCCGGTTCCAATCCTAACCTCCCTAACGCCCCCGGAAAAGCTCCGACGTGAGACCACTGTGGTAGGTAACTTTTCCGCTTTCTCAAGCATAAACAGGTGGTGAAAATCCCCCCACACGCACTCTCTCTTTCTCTGGCTCTGTCTCTTGGTGGCGCTTTTGCTGGCTGGTACCTGTTTTCATTCTTGAATCGGGAAAGAGCCATGACGTAAGCTCGCCGCAAAACATTCGCACCATCCCAGGCCAACATGGAACGCATATACCCGTACACGGTTTGGCGTGGAGAGTGGAACGGGTAAGTCCTACACTGGGCTTTCATACCGCTTTTTTTTGGCTGTGGAGTGTTCGTTGCGTTTCCCAGAATTCAGAGGGCTCATGCCATACCGATGGGCGGTGGGTATGGTTGGTAGGGCTGGCTGGTTAGATGGCATCATGATTAGAATCAGCTGGTTCCCGTTTTCGGAGAACTGCGAGCTTGTCACCTTCGGTTGAGTGGTTTTTGACTGGCATCCGGTGTTGCTGGCGAAAGAGGCAACGGGGCGGCGTTCGGTATTTAACAATGGTGGAAACCATTGCCAGGGTTATGCGATGAAGCAGTAATAGTTTCCGAGGAAATTGTTTCACAAACAAGTTCGCAATTCGGTCCGAGCTTCATTAAACGATGCGGTCACATTTTTTCCGAGTTAATTATGCAGTTTCATGCCATATAATGAGCATTGTATGATTATTCGAGAACGGAGCCATAACTGGTTATGAATGATGGCTGCTGGGCTTCATTACAGGTTGTCTATTACATGGCCATTTCGCAATTTTTTTCTCTATTGGCACAAAAAAATGTGtgcagtaaataaaaaaaatacttcaacGCACATTTGGGAAATTATTTCCATAAATCGTGAAAATGTCATGATTCTGATTGTActacaattccccgaaaaccaattccccgaatgcaatttcccagAATGCAATTTCcacgaataacaattccccgaatgcttccctCTCTTGTTGAGTGCGGTATAAATCGATGGATATCCAGTTAGCCATGCGAGTGAACGCATAGGGGAAGGATTACCAATCTATAGATTGCGAGTTCGTTTCTCTGTTCAGCCTAGGATGGTTTCAGGTGGGAAGCATGGTCGGCTTCTTGAACATAGTGTATTAATTGTATTTGCCTCATGCAACTGGTGGCATAGGAAAGCACTAATcgaaattaataactgtggaaatgctaatagacaactaagttgaaaaacagggCAAGTTCCTGGTGGAATGCCCTCgaaaagaacaagttgtcagtcgtcatcaggcgcGCACCCCAAACGCCTCCGTATGAGCTGCGCATCTGGCGACTGTCGatggttttggtggaggggctggcaattgaacccatgaccatccgcttgtaaggcgaacgtgtagccaactacgctacgggacccccgttgataaaatgttatattgaaattaaattataataatCAAATAACTAAACAATAAAATAGCAAATATTATACTTATAACCGGAGATAAAGAGCTTAGTGGCCAAACTCTTGACATGAAAACCCAatgtacaaaacaaaaatgttaaatAAACTTGACTTTATTAAAAAACTgcgaaactgcggtcgaaaaagattcgccaccgcaccaaatgtgtcatgtacaagacgcttataagaccggttgtcctctacggacatgaaacatggacaatgctcgaggaggacttgcaagcactcggagtattcgagagacgggtgcttaggaccatctttgacggtgtgcaagaatacggtgtgtggcggccaagaatgaaccatgagctcgcccaactctacggcgaacccagtatccagaaggtagctaaagccggaagggtacgatgggcagggcatgttgcaagaatgccggacagcaaccctgcaaagatggtgttcgcttccgatccggcaggtacgagatggcgtggagcgcagcgagcgagatgggcagaccaggtgcaaaacgacttgacgagcgtggggcgtatccgaggatggagagatgcggcctcgaaccgtgtattgtggcgtcaaattgttgattcagtgttatctgtttagatgtaaactaaataaatgaaaatgaaattattaaaaaaatggtgTTGGGCGAAAGGAAGAGAAAATTGATTATTAATGAAGGGAAGGATTATTTATAAGGGAAGGAGTGAGGAGATAATTCGTTCACTAAAGGAGCACGCTTGGCAGGTTTAATAAAGGCTTGGCATGGAAcaattatatgtttcaaaactgcgGCAATTTTAGACTACACTTAAGTGAGAAGATGCCAATTtgcataaataataaatttctgcaaaacgacattccgccaaaagtcattccgAAAAAGGTATCATACCGCGAAAGATACATttcgccaaatgttattccgcgaaaatgaattcgacaacatgtttttcgatgaaatattaTTCTTTCGATACGTATCGCTTTATTAGGGATCTCATATATGTTTtccttcattcatttcattcatttcatttatttagtctacatctatacagataacactgaatcaacaatttgacgccacaatacacggttcgaggccgcatctctccatcctcgaatacgcccctcgctcgccaagtcgttctgcacctggtctgcccatctcgctcgctgcgctccacgtcgtctcgtacctgccggatcggaagcgaacaccatctttgcagggttattgtccggcattcttgcaacatgccctgcccatcgtacccttccggctttagctaccttctggatactgagttcgccgtagagctgggcgagctcgtggttcattcttcgccgccacacaccgtcttcttgtacaccgccaaagatggtcctaagcacccgtctctcttgcaagtcctcctcgatcattgtccatgtttcatgtccgtagaggactaccggtcttattaacgtcttgtacatgacacatttggtgcggtgacgaatcttttcgaccgcagtttcttctggagcccgtagtaggcccgacttccacagatgatgcgccttcgtatttcacgactaacgttgttgtcagccgttagcaaggatccgaggtagacgaattcctcgaccacctcgaaggtatccccgtctatcgtaacactgcttcccaggcggaccctgtcgcgctcggttccacccacaagcatgtactttgtctttgacgcattcaccaccagtccaacttttgttgcttcacgtttcaggcgggtgtacagttctgccacctttgcaaatgttcggccgacaatgtccatgtcatccgcgaagcaaataaattgacaggatctgttgaaaatcgtacccggctgttacacccggctctccgcatgacaccttctagcgcaatgttgaacaacaggcacgaaagtccatcaccttgtcttagtccccggcgcgattcgaacgaactggagtgttcgcccgagatcttcacacagttttgcacaccatcaaccgttgctttgatcagtctggtaagctttccagggaagctgttctcgtccataattttccatagctctacgcggtctatactgtcgtatgccgccttgaaatcaacgaacagatggtgcgttgggacctggtattcacggcatttttgaaggatttgccgtacagtaaagatctggtccgttgtcgagcggccgtcaacgaagccggcttgataacttcccacgaactcgttcactaatggtgacagacgacggaagatgatctgggatatcactttgtaggcggcattaaggatggtgatcgctcgaaagttctcacactccagtttgtcgcctttcttgtagatggggcatataaccccttccttccactcctccggtagctgttcggtttcccagattctgactatcagtttgtgcaggcaagtggccagcttttccgggcccatcttgatgagctcagctccgataccatccttaccagctgctttattggtctttagctgttgaatggcatccttaacttccctcaatgtgggggctggttggcttccatcatccgctgaactgacgtagtcatctcctccgctgccttgactttcactgcctgtactctcagcgccattcagatgttcctcgtagtgctgcttccacctttcgatcaccacacgttcgtccgtcaagatgctcccatccttatcccggcacatttcggctcgcggcacgaagcctttgcgggatgcgttgagcttctgatagaacttgcgtgtatcttgagaacggcacagctgttccatctcctcgcactccgcttcttccaggcggcgtttcttctcctgaaaaaggcgggtctgctgtctccgcttccgtctataacgttccacgttctgccgggtaccttgctgcagcacgaccgcccgcgctgcgtccttctcctccagaatctgtctgcactcttcgtcgaaccaatcgttccgtcgacttcgacccatatacccgacgttgttctccgctgcgtcgttaatggctgctttgactgtattccagcagtcctcaagaggggccccatcgagctcaccctcttccggcaacgctgcctcgagatgctgcgcgtatgcagtggcgacatcaggttgcttcagtcgctctaggtcgtaccgcggcggtcgtcggtaccgaacattgttgatgacggatagttttaggcgcagtttaaccatcaccagatagtggtcagaatcgatgttagcgccacgatatgtcctgacgtcgataatgtcggagaagtgccgtccatcaatcagaacgtggtcgatttgtgattctgtctgcagtggcgatctccaggtgtaccgatacgggaggctgtgttggaagtaggtgctgcgaatggccatattcttggaggcggcgaaatcaattagtcgtaggccgttttcgttcgtcagccggtgagcgctgaactttccaatagtcggtctaaactcgtcctcttggccaacctgagcgttcaaatctcctatgatgattttgacgtcgttgcttgggcagctgtcgtactcacgttccagctgcgcgtagaatgcgtccttatcatcatcagtgcttccggagtgtgggctatggacgttgattatgctgaagttgaagaaccggcctttgatcctcaacctgcacattctctcgttgatcggccaccacccgatcacgcgcctttgcatatcgcccatcactatgaaagctgttcccagctcgtgtgttgccgcagctctggtagatggtatgattacctctaaacgttcgcaccattgatcccttccaacaaacctcctgcagcgctacgatgccgaatccacggtccttgagcacatcggcgagtatgcgtgtgctcccgatgaagttgagagatttgcagttccacgaaccgagtttccaatcgctagtcccttttcgtcgcagtggtcttcgccgatggttccggtccgtactctcttgttgattgttcgttgcttatgatttttaaaggctggcttgcagggcctgacaccaaacccctaaatttccggaggaccattcctccttatttccggtggaccatggtgcacag
The nucleotide sequence above comes from Armigeres subalbatus isolate Guangzhou_Male chromosome 3, GZ_Asu_2, whole genome shotgun sequence. Encoded proteins:
- the LOC134221250 gene encoding synaptonemal complex protein 4; this translates as MFRRQILPILAYMSVLSSTYSLHMARDAYIKAPPPPPAAAAQLLEELDDMSELLAENRIPAGPPPPIVVLPHMKQPSLSSASAHHHQQHQHQQVLLSPSQQSPERSPHGVGVVINHLTSNELPELSSPPVRHPVGPLIQPRGLQELFGVQTNFDLRNSQPMQNPNVDANNDNNNDLGSDEDQPPQQQQQQQQQQQRSPNNNKRSSHSNSNGGGGGRGGSSMEATGGGGGGDSSNSGGSSSSGGSGNMPSIPHDMASQLMLRSARGQRQYDVPQIECPPAMDGMERFACPTPDRQGRYRCIDDHVLCDGFIDCPEGEDEDRQACMFYKTTKAHLDVLADALLRWARGR